From Halapricum desulfuricans, a single genomic window includes:
- a CDS encoding glycosyltransferase: MATPTVAAFTDTYLPTVNGVTYTVKSWREAWESRGHTMDLVYPKASDYDPGSGEYPVRSVRFPFYEGYRLGAPQVPEGVADADIVHAHTPFGVGLSGLRLARSNDLPLVASYHTPTGEYAEYISFNGRVERTVRRWARSYERWFFGRADLVIAPSERAREHILNDIGIDTDVAVVANGVDTDQFRPVDTDAFRERYDIGDGPVIGYTGRHGYEKCLSDILAAADGMDVTVLFGGDGPAREDLQARAETLDLDVRFLGFLDREELPAFYSTLDVFAFPSPVETQGLVALEANACGTPVVGVDSGALSDTIVDDGTGYRYPQGDIEAFREQLERALAERERLSQSCLDRRERLSVDHSVDRLEELYESVQADTEAIPIT; the protein is encoded by the coding sequence ATGGCCACCCCGACTGTCGCCGCGTTCACCGACACGTACCTCCCGACGGTGAACGGCGTCACCTACACCGTCAAGTCCTGGCGCGAAGCCTGGGAGTCACGGGGGCATACGATGGACCTGGTCTACCCGAAGGCCAGCGACTACGATCCCGGTTCCGGGGAATATCCGGTCCGAAGCGTTCGGTTTCCGTTCTACGAGGGGTATCGGCTCGGCGCGCCACAGGTTCCCGAGGGTGTCGCAGACGCCGACATCGTACACGCACATACGCCGTTCGGCGTCGGACTGAGCGGGCTTCGGCTCGCACGGTCGAACGACCTGCCGCTGGTAGCGTCCTATCACACGCCGACCGGCGAGTACGCGGAGTACATCTCGTTCAACGGGAGGGTCGAGCGGACGGTTCGGCGGTGGGCCCGGTCCTACGAGCGGTGGTTTTTCGGCCGCGCTGACCTGGTTATCGCACCCAGCGAACGGGCACGTGAGCACATCCTGAACGACATCGGCATCGACACGGACGTCGCCGTCGTCGCCAACGGGGTCGACACCGACCAGTTCAGACCGGTCGACACCGACGCCTTCCGGGAGCGCTACGACATCGGCGACGGACCGGTCATCGGATACACCGGTCGGCACGGCTACGAGAAGTGCCTGTCCGACATCCTCGCTGCGGCAGACGGAATGGACGTGACGGTACTGTTCGGCGGTGACGGGCCGGCACGGGAGGACCTGCAGGCCCGCGCGGAAACACTCGATCTCGACGTGCGGTTTCTGGGCTTTCTGGATCGCGAGGAGCTGCCAGCCTTTTACTCGACGCTTGATGTGTTCGCGTTCCCCAGCCCCGTCGAGACACAGGGGCTTGTCGCGCTCGAAGCCAACGCCTGTGGAACGCCGGTCGTGGGCGTCGACAGCGGCGCGCTCTCGGACACGATCGTCGACGACGGGACCGGCTATCGGTATCCGCAGGGGGACATCGAAGCGTTCAGAGAGCAGCTCGAACGCGCGCTAGCGGAGCGCGAGCGGCTCAGCCAGAGCTGTCTCGACCGGCGCGAGCGCCTCAGCGTCGATCACTCCGTCGACCGCCTCGAAGAACTCTACGAATCGGTGCAGGCCGACACCGAAGCGATACCGATCACGTAA
- a CDS encoding glycosyltransferase family 4 protein: protein MRVLNYLEFEDRLDRSGISTSVAHQRAALSRTDADVTYLTTPWYGGDMVLAGLNRLVNGQGLAEFDLVHANMIGPGTAFVVRRAKRKDIPVVLHAHVTSEDFAESFRGSNLLATPLRRYLKWFYSQADLVLCPSEYTRRTLQEYPIDVPIRSITNGIDLDSMAGHEQFREEYRDRYDLEGMVVFAVGSVFERKGLTTFCEVAQHTDYDFAWFGEYDGSLLGSRTVRKWTKHPPENVTFTGWIEDKRGAFAAGDVFLFPSKVENQGLVVLEAMAAGKAVVLRDIPVFREYYEDGHDCLLCSTREEFEDALERLEANPDLRERLGENAKETAQQHSLDRVAEGLADAYREVTTH from the coding sequence GTGCGCGTCCTGAATTACCTCGAGTTCGAGGACCGACTCGATCGTAGCGGGATCAGCACCTCCGTCGCTCACCAGCGGGCCGCCCTCTCCCGGACGGATGCTGACGTGACTTATCTCACGACGCCGTGGTACGGTGGCGACATGGTGCTGGCGGGGCTGAACCGGCTCGTCAACGGACAGGGACTGGCCGAGTTCGATCTCGTGCACGCTAACATGATCGGGCCGGGAACCGCCTTCGTGGTCCGGCGGGCAAAGCGAAAGGACATTCCCGTGGTGTTGCACGCACACGTGACCAGCGAGGACTTCGCCGAGAGTTTCCGTGGATCGAATCTTCTCGCGACGCCGCTCCGGCGGTATCTCAAGTGGTTCTACTCGCAGGCCGATCTGGTGCTCTGCCCGAGCGAGTACACCCGCCGGACCCTCCAGGAGTACCCGATCGACGTGCCGATCCGATCGATCACCAACGGGATCGACCTCGATTCGATGGCCGGTCACGAGCAGTTCCGCGAGGAGTACCGCGATCGGTACGACCTCGAGGGGATGGTCGTGTTCGCGGTCGGCAGCGTCTTCGAACGCAAGGGCCTGACGACCTTCTGTGAAGTCGCCCAGCACACCGACTACGATTTCGCCTGGTTCGGCGAGTACGACGGGAGTCTGCTCGGCTCCCGAACGGTGCGCAAGTGGACGAAACACCCGCCGGAGAACGTCACCTTCACCGGCTGGATCGAGGACAAGCGCGGCGCCTTCGCCGCCGGGGACGTGTTCCTGTTTCCTTCGAAGGTCGAAAACCAGGGACTGGTCGTACTCGAGGCGATGGCCGCCGGCAAGGCGGTCGTGCTGCGGGACATCCCCGTCTTCAGAGAGTACTACGAGGACGGCCACGACTGCCTGCTCTGTTCGACCCGCGAGGAGTTCGAAGACGCGCTCGAACGACTCGAAGCGAACCCGGACCTCCGCGAGCGACTGGGCGAAAACGCCAAAGAGACCGCACAGCAACACAGCCTCGATCGCGTCGCCGAAGGGCTGGCCGACGCCTACCGGGAAGTCACAACACATTAA
- a CDS encoding YhbY family RNA-binding protein, giving the protein MPDTDRQRRIHELDATLRVGKGGVDSVVDELDSQLESTDLVKVKFLRSARGGTTSEELAEALAERTNAEVVQTRGHTGVFQR; this is encoded by the coding sequence ATGCCGGATACAGACCGACAGCGTCGCATCCACGAGCTGGATGCAACACTTCGAGTCGGGAAAGGCGGCGTCGACTCCGTCGTCGACGAACTCGACTCACAACTCGAATCGACTGATCTCGTGAAAGTCAAGTTCCTGCGGTCAGCCCGCGGTGGGACGACCAGCGAGGAACTGGCCGAAGCGCTCGCCGAACGCACGAATGCCGAAGTCGTCCAGACCCGGGGCCACACGGGAGTGTTCCAGCGGTGA
- a CDS encoding mechanosensitive ion channel family protein gives MPLQFVADFLIDAGLGEAIASPLGSLITFLLVFAILYWGGKSVVLPMVSRVLRKRGLDEHARTPIRKMVAVLVLFAAIAVAFGMAGYGNFLTSLATIAAAATLAIGFALQDVIANFVAGVFIYTDKPFRIGDWIEWDGNAGVVEDISLRVTRVRTFDNELLTVPNSNLTDGVIKNPVAKEQLRLQFLFGIGYDDDIDKATEIIIDEAEKHDEILDDPAPSVRLTELGDSSVGLKSRVWIDEPGRGDFVKTKGEYVKAVKERFDEEGINIPYPNRTIGGSLDLDGFEAVANADE, from the coding sequence ATTCCGCTGCAGTTCGTCGCCGACTTCCTGATCGACGCCGGTCTCGGGGAGGCGATCGCCAGTCCACTGGGATCGCTGATCACGTTTCTCCTCGTGTTCGCCATCCTGTACTGGGGCGGAAAATCGGTCGTATTGCCGATGGTCAGCCGCGTCCTCCGCAAGCGAGGGTTGGACGAACACGCCCGGACGCCGATCCGGAAGATGGTCGCGGTTCTGGTCCTCTTCGCCGCGATCGCCGTCGCGTTCGGGATGGCTGGCTACGGCAACTTCCTGACGTCGCTGGCGACGATCGCCGCCGCGGCGACGCTGGCGATCGGGTTCGCCCTGCAGGACGTCATCGCTAACTTCGTCGCCGGCGTGTTCATCTACACGGACAAACCGTTCCGCATCGGCGACTGGATCGAGTGGGACGGCAACGCCGGCGTCGTCGAGGACATCAGCCTGCGCGTCACCCGCGTGCGCACCTTCGACAACGAACTGCTGACGGTGCCCAACTCCAACCTCACCGACGGCGTCATCAAAAACCCCGTCGCCAAGGAGCAGCTTCGCCTGCAGTTCCTCTTCGGCATCGGCTACGACGACGACATCGACAAGGCCACGGAGATCATCATCGATGAGGCCGAAAAGCACGACGAGATCCTCGACGATCCCGCGCCCTCGGTCCGGCTGACGGAACTGGGCGATTCCTCGGTCGGGCTCAAATCGCGCGTGTGGATCGATGAGCCTGGTCGCGGTGACTTCGTCAAGACCAAGGGCGAATACGTCAAGGCCGTCAAGGAACGCTTCGACGAGGAGGGCATCAACATCCCCTACCCCAACCGGACCATCGGCGGCTCGCTCGACCTCGACGGATTCGAGGCCGTCGCAAACGCCGACGAGTAA
- a CDS encoding DCC1-like thiol-disulfide oxidoreductase family protein, with protein sequence MSDAILVYDDDCTFCTEAAEFVADRSAVELVGFSELTADLRDRLPADYESCAHLLVGDAVYSCGAAMERAFVHTDIGEDLQPAVKFLSQFEDYTRVRERVYREIADRRGTLGKLF encoded by the coding sequence ATGTCGGATGCAATCCTCGTCTACGACGACGACTGTACGTTCTGTACGGAAGCGGCCGAGTTCGTCGCCGACCGATCGGCGGTCGAACTAGTCGGCTTCTCGGAGTTGACCGCGGACCTGCGTGATCGGCTGCCGGCCGACTACGAGAGCTGTGCACACCTGCTAGTCGGTGATGCGGTCTACTCCTGTGGCGCGGCGATGGAGCGGGCGTTCGTCCACACCGACATAGGCGAAGACCTGCAACCGGCAGTCAAGTTCCTCAGTCAGTTCGAGGATTACACCCGCGTCCGAGAGCGGGTGTATCGGGAGATCGCCGATCGCCGCGGAACACTCGGAAAACTGTTCTGA
- a CDS encoding ribonuclease P protein component 4 yields MGTDRELARERIAILHEQAEAAARVDDQERARQHVRRARRIAERNRLSLPADFDRFTCDACDAYLIPSRNARVRTRDGHVVVTCDCGSQARYRYD; encoded by the coding sequence ATGGGAACCGATCGGGAACTCGCCCGCGAGCGGATCGCGATCCTGCACGAGCAGGCCGAAGCGGCTGCTCGCGTGGACGACCAGGAGCGCGCCCGCCAGCACGTCCGCCGCGCTCGCCGGATCGCCGAACGCAACCGGCTCTCGCTGCCGGCGGATTTCGATCGGTTCACCTGCGACGCCTGTGACGCGTATTTGATCCCGAGCCGTAACGCTCGGGTTCGAACCAGGGACGGGCACGTCGTCGTCACGTGTGATTGTGGCAGTCAGGCGAGATATAGATACGACTGA
- a CDS encoding CPBP family intramembrane glutamic endopeptidase, producing MIERTVRQTPADIRRISEFLVLTFAISWGGVTVLYFADVDLGSSAGQGIGTIIFMGAPAIAAITLLRFRRASIRRGLGLYRGRIQWIILAWIAPVGLTATMIGVGLALPGTTFTTEYAAFLLELGFTEAEAVDTIAELEQTGVPVVVLLTGLGLVLGATLFALAALGEELGWRGLLLTELAPLGFWKLSLWTGLVWGIWHTPLILLGLQFPNEPVVGIFTMTVATVALSPIYTYLTVRAQSVLAATFFHGSFILGVFTSVFLANGGELVISSFGVVGIVAALFGIAACAVHDRLLADEQIMTGEPLSPWPRTKA from the coding sequence GTGATAGAAAGAACGGTGCGACAAACCCCAGCAGACATTCGAAGGATTTCTGAGTTCCTTGTCCTCACGTTTGCCATCTCTTGGGGTGGTGTGACTGTGCTCTATTTCGCCGATGTCGATCTCGGAAGTAGCGCCGGGCAGGGCATTGGCACTATTATCTTCATGGGGGCCCCTGCCATCGCGGCGATTACACTCCTCCGGTTTCGCCGAGCATCCATTCGGAGGGGGTTAGGTCTTTACCGAGGGCGCATTCAGTGGATTATCCTCGCATGGATAGCGCCGGTTGGGCTTACTGCCACGATGATTGGTGTCGGTCTTGCGCTTCCAGGCACGACGTTTACGACAGAATATGCGGCGTTCTTGCTTGAACTCGGTTTCACAGAGGCGGAAGCCGTTGACACGATTGCCGAACTGGAACAGACCGGCGTTCCGGTAGTCGTCCTCCTGACCGGACTGGGACTCGTCCTCGGGGCAACGCTCTTCGCGCTCGCCGCCCTCGGCGAAGAACTCGGCTGGAGGGGGCTGTTGCTCACGGAGCTGGCACCACTCGGATTTTGGAAATTGTCGCTATGGACGGGTTTGGTCTGGGGTATCTGGCATACCCCGCTCATCCTTCTCGGACTCCAGTTCCCGAATGAGCCAGTCGTCGGGATATTCACGATGACTGTTGCAACCGTAGCTTTGTCGCCGATATACACCTACCTGACTGTCCGGGCTCAGTCGGTGCTCGCCGCGACGTTTTTTCATGGCTCATTCATCTTGGGTGTATTCACGTCGGTGTTCCTGGCAAACGGGGGCGAACTCGTGATTTCCTCCTTTGGAGTCGTCGGAATCGTGGCCGCGCTGTTTGGCATTGCAGCATGTGCGGTACACGATCGACTGCTTGCTGATGAGCAAATAATGACAGGTGAACCTCTGAGCCCCTGGCCCCGTACTAAAGCGTGA
- a CDS encoding transposase, translated as MGNNVFRENTEHEQEMLFSPLKDLSGRVRKKLQNHWSTHFYEHVFTQIDETKFGRLYHDGYSRPNKPVNELVSLEIIKHLLGMSDKELEHAYVFDFRVRNALGKETLGDNICEKTLTNFRRRLMKYEEETGQDLLHEVFEDHRTYFQREFEIDASTQRMDSTFIEANIKQLSRVDLLAKVLHNFLCDLPEEIVQELPAGMDEFADTENLELSYHLEPDEIPAEMETLAEHIAWLVERFRGEAEYAELESFAHLQRVLDEQCYRIPEFEDDNPEPDDQGHPGDESPGWQPLQTYTSPSESTATAGDGPDSESVDRDAEEKHDHVGLEESDEIGSESLQNPHDDEATYRSKNAEDYFGYKSNIAETCNGENPFRLITAVRVDTNNTDDGDLLGEDARNLAEETGLRELLVDGGYTHKEVEKCCRDQGITQHFTGITGQRPAAEKMSLAAPEWDGTRMVACPAGHEPFEQNHYETGRISGKMEKQFCDGCQHQENCFVNEQQEHYSYGFRERRVEVAQRRKRLDDPAEQEFLNLRAGVESLMNEMYHKDGEKTKFTGKIKVKNASIAKAMGRNLKRASGFLESEAKQEKSAG; from the coding sequence TTGGGCAATAACGTGTTTAGAGAAAATACTGAACATGAGCAAGAGATGCTGTTTTCGCCTTTGAAAGATCTTTCAGGCCGGGTAAGAAAGAAACTACAGAACCACTGGTCTACTCACTTCTACGAACATGTTTTCACCCAAATTGATGAAACGAAGTTCGGACGGCTATACCACGACGGGTATAGCCGACCGAACAAGCCAGTCAACGAGCTTGTCTCCTTGGAGATTATCAAGCACCTGCTCGGCATGTCCGACAAAGAGCTCGAACATGCCTACGTCTTCGACTTCCGCGTCAGGAACGCATTAGGGAAAGAGACGCTTGGAGACAACATCTGTGAGAAGACGCTCACCAACTTCCGCCGTCGGTTGATGAAATACGAGGAAGAGACCGGTCAGGATCTGCTACACGAGGTTTTTGAGGATCACCGCACCTACTTTCAGCGCGAATTTGAGATTGATGCGAGTACGCAACGAATGGATTCGACGTTCATTGAGGCCAACATCAAGCAACTGTCTCGTGTCGATCTCCTCGCTAAAGTGCTTCACAATTTCCTGTGCGATCTCCCGGAGGAGATCGTACAGGAACTTCCTGCTGGAATGGACGAGTTCGCCGACACCGAGAACTTAGAGCTGTCCTATCATCTTGAACCGGACGAAATTCCTGCCGAGATGGAAACGCTTGCCGAGCATATCGCGTGGCTTGTTGAGCGGTTCAGAGGTGAGGCTGAATACGCCGAGTTGGAAAGTTTCGCGCATCTACAGCGTGTCCTCGATGAACAATGCTATCGCATTCCTGAGTTCGAAGACGATAATCCGGAGCCAGATGATCAAGGCCATCCCGGTGACGAGTCACCGGGCTGGCAGCCACTCCAAACGTACACCTCTCCAAGTGAATCCACGGCGACTGCTGGAGATGGACCCGACTCCGAATCGGTAGACAGAGACGCCGAAGAGAAACACGATCACGTCGGACTGGAAGAGTCCGACGAGATCGGCAGTGAATCACTGCAAAACCCTCACGACGACGAAGCGACGTATCGCTCCAAGAACGCGGAGGATTACTTCGGCTACAAGTCGAATATCGCTGAGACATGCAATGGTGAAAATCCATTCCGCTTGATTACAGCGGTTCGAGTCGATACGAACAACACGGATGATGGAGACCTCTTGGGTGAGGACGCGAGGAATCTTGCCGAGGAAACGGGATTACGTGAGCTGCTCGTAGATGGCGGGTACACGCACAAGGAAGTAGAGAAGTGCTGCCGTGATCAGGGGATCACGCAGCACTTCACAGGAATCACAGGTCAGCGTCCTGCAGCAGAGAAGATGTCGCTTGCCGCTCCAGAGTGGGATGGGACGAGAATGGTTGCGTGTCCTGCCGGACACGAACCATTCGAGCAGAACCATTACGAGACCGGCCGTATCTCGGGAAAGATGGAGAAGCAGTTCTGTGATGGCTGCCAGCACCAAGAGAACTGTTTCGTCAATGAGCAGCAGGAACACTACAGCTACGGATTCAGGGAACGGCGGGTGGAAGTTGCTCAGCGACGGAAGCGGTTAGATGATCCAGCGGAACAGGAGTTCCTGAACTTACGTGCCGGAGTGGAATCGTTGATGAACGAGATGTATCACAAGGACGGTGAGAAAACGAAGTTCACGGGGAAAATCAAGGTGAAGAACGCCTCGATAGCGAAAGCAATGGGGAGAAACCTGAAGCGAGCCTCCGGATTCCTGGAATCGGAGGCGAAGCAAGAGAAATCGGCAGGATAG
- a CDS encoding DUF5798 family protein produces MGFGDTAKKLQKVTSLAEESYNRMNELREQLVQLRNEVESTSQQVDRMEHDLAEQRALLEALAEKQGLDVETIIADANIEDVDAEPDGSHAAPDGDATAGGADATPSNDAGNRPT; encoded by the coding sequence ATGGGATTCGGAGACACCGCAAAGAAACTGCAGAAAGTCACCTCCCTCGCCGAGGAGAGTTACAACCGGATGAACGAGCTCCGCGAACAGCTCGTCCAGCTCCGAAACGAGGTCGAATCGACCAGCCAGCAGGTCGATCGGATGGAACACGACCTGGCCGAGCAGCGCGCGCTGCTCGAAGCGCTGGCGGAAAAACAGGGCCTCGACGTCGAGACAATCATCGCCGACGCAAACATCGAGGATGTCGATGCCGAACCCGACGGTAGTCACGCTGCACCCGATGGCGACGCGACTGCCGGCGGCGCGGACGCGACGCCGTCGAACGACGCCGGGAATCGACCGACCTAA
- a CDS encoding Acg family FMN-binding oxidoreductase — MVGHDLSSDVWGIDADKFPTEASLTQRARFLLQYAVLAPSSHNSQPWEFVVEDGKIEVHADEARWLDAADQDKRELHISLGCAVENLCIAAERFGIGFEIAYHDDSPPVIVTLHPDRNSPSGSHPELFDQIIERSTNHHLFGNEPLGGSIQEKLRNCVAEDGVTFHLIEDPGRKESIAELQAEADRLQMDDPEYRKELGNWIGIGALGDPWLKARIGQAVVTYLDIGDREAKKNSKLIQSAPAVGVLTTESDAPPARVKTGQIFERMALTATAEGIAVHPMSQILERPAMREELASLIDGDDKVPLHLFRLGYSQEEQDHTPRWPLEAFLVE; from the coding sequence ATGGTGGGTCACGACTTATCATCCGACGTTTGGGGGATCGATGCTGACAAGTTTCCGACCGAGGCGTCTCTCACACAGCGTGCACGATTCCTTCTCCAGTATGCGGTTCTTGCCCCATCCAGCCACAACTCTCAACCGTGGGAGTTCGTCGTTGAAGATGGCAAAATCGAGGTCCACGCCGACGAGGCGCGGTGGCTGGACGCGGCTGACCAGGACAAACGGGAGTTACACATCAGTCTTGGATGTGCTGTCGAAAATCTCTGTATTGCCGCCGAACGGTTCGGAATCGGATTCGAAATAGCGTATCACGACGACTCACCGCCAGTCATCGTCACGCTTCACCCCGATAGGAACAGTCCATCCGGTTCTCACCCGGAATTGTTCGACCAAATCATCGAACGATCCACGAATCACCACCTCTTCGGAAACGAGCCACTCGGTGGTTCCATCCAAGAGAAATTACGAAATTGCGTCGCCGAGGATGGCGTCACATTTCACTTGATTGAGGATCCCGGGCGGAAAGAATCGATCGCCGAACTACAGGCCGAAGCTGATCGACTCCAGATGGATGACCCAGAGTATCGCAAAGAGTTGGGAAACTGGATCGGGATAGGCGCGCTCGGAGATCCCTGGCTCAAAGCACGGATTGGGCAGGCGGTCGTCACCTACCTCGATATTGGAGACCGCGAAGCGAAGAAGAACTCGAAATTAATCCAGAGTGCGCCCGCCGTCGGCGTACTCACGACCGAGTCGGATGCCCCGCCGGCACGGGTCAAGACCGGTCAGATCTTCGAGCGCATGGCTCTCACTGCGACCGCCGAGGGGATCGCCGTTCATCCGATGAGTCAGATTCTGGAACGCCCCGCGATGCGCGAGGAACTGGCGTCCCTGATTGATGGAGACGACAAAGTACCGCTACACCTGTTCCGCCTTGGATACTCCCAAGAAGAGCAAGACCACACCCCCCGATGGCCGCTGGAGGCATTCCTCGTCGAATAG
- a CDS encoding sensor histidine kinase, protein MASTDTRYARLIPHFIRAVGVVLFVAHVSIYMTFVGATPADLFSIYFAMTLLSIVPFAGTIVAGSLWLDRSPVPAKQYLRIGGWFAASLGGFLLLNLGMIAIWSEAPLSWDLSWAVWAAAIGGAGGVVAGTLEARSITRAVQAERERLGREAVERRNERLEAFAAVVAHDLRNPLQVASSHLDLARQETESSHHEQIDAALDRMDSIVERTLTLARSGQVIDEPEAVELAPFVTDCWAGVPTADATLTIESSAVIEADPDRLRHLFENLFRNAVEHGSTSPRSQAPEDAAEHGSTSPRSHAPGDSEGQSPSGSRTQSDDTIEYADSTVAVRVGTTEQGFYVADDGPGISPEQRATLFDDTDASGGIGLAIVDRIVDAHGWELDVSDSTDGGARFEVTGVSLSETDTAAQPHQGR, encoded by the coding sequence GTGGCCAGCACAGACACCCGGTATGCGCGCCTGATTCCCCATTTCATCCGGGCCGTCGGCGTCGTCCTGTTTGTTGCCCACGTCAGTATCTACATGACGTTCGTCGGAGCGACGCCGGCTGATCTGTTCAGCATCTATTTCGCGATGACGCTGCTGTCGATCGTTCCGTTCGCAGGTACGATCGTCGCCGGGTCTCTCTGGCTCGACCGCTCTCCGGTGCCGGCCAAGCAATATCTGCGGATCGGCGGCTGGTTCGCCGCCAGCCTCGGCGGGTTTTTGCTCCTGAATCTGGGGATGATCGCGATCTGGTCGGAGGCGCCGTTGAGCTGGGACCTGAGCTGGGCCGTGTGGGCCGCTGCCATCGGCGGGGCGGGCGGTGTCGTCGCCGGCACGCTGGAAGCCCGATCGATCACTCGGGCCGTCCAGGCCGAACGCGAACGCCTCGGGCGCGAAGCCGTCGAGCGACGAAACGAGCGTCTCGAGGCGTTCGCGGCCGTCGTCGCTCACGACCTTCGCAACCCGTTGCAGGTCGCTTCGAGCCACCTCGATCTCGCCCGCCAGGAGACTGAGTCTTCACACCACGAGCAGATCGACGCGGCGCTCGACCGGATGGACTCGATCGTCGAGCGGACACTCACGCTGGCACGGAGCGGACAGGTGATCGACGAACCCGAAGCTGTCGAACTCGCCCCCTTCGTGACCGATTGCTGGGCCGGCGTTCCGACCGCCGACGCGACACTGACAATCGAGAGCTCAGCCGTGATCGAAGCCGATCCCGACCGACTCCGGCACCTGTTCGAAAACCTGTTTCGTAACGCCGTGGAACACGGCTCCACGAGCCCTCGGTCGCAAGCTCCCGAGGACGCCGCGGAACACGGCTCCACGAGCCCCCGGTCGCACGCTCCTGGAGACAGCGAGGGACAAAGTCCCTCGGGCAGTCGGACCCAGTCCGACGATACTATCGAATACGCTGACTCGACGGTCGCTGTCCGAGTCGGGACGACCGAACAGGGATTTTATGTTGCGGACGATGGTCCGGGTATCTCTCCGGAGCAACGTGCGACCCTCTTCGACGACACCGACGCTTCCGGTGGGATCGGTCTCGCGATCGTCGACCGGATCGTCGACGCCCACGGCTGGGAGCTAGACGTCTCCGACAGTACAGACGGTGGCGCCCGCTTCGAGGTGACCGGGGTGTCCCTCTCGGAGACTGATACGGCGGCCCAACCCCATCAGGGTCGCTGA
- a CDS encoding CoA-binding protein, with translation MPVTDDETIETILDSETIAVVGCSTTPGKAAHDVPKYLLEHGYDVIPVNPFAEEVFDRPAYDSLSDVPDEIDVVDVFRPSGEVPEIVTSVLERDDIDTVWLQQGITDEASGRRVESSDRQFVQDRCLKVEHRRLRTD, from the coding sequence ATGCCAGTTACGGACGACGAAACGATCGAGACGATCCTCGACAGCGAAACGATCGCGGTCGTCGGCTGCTCGACGACTCCGGGAAAGGCCGCTCACGACGTCCCGAAGTACCTGCTGGAGCACGGATACGACGTGATCCCGGTCAACCCCTTCGCCGAGGAGGTCTTCGACCGGCCCGCGTACGATTCGCTATCCGATGTGCCCGACGAGATCGACGTCGTCGACGTGTTCCGACCCAGCGGGGAGGTTCCGGAGATCGTCACGAGCGTGCTGGAACGCGACGATATCGATACCGTCTGGCTCCAGCAGGGGATCACCGATGAGGCGTCCGGCCGACGGGTCGAATCAAGCGACCGTCAGTTCGTCCAGGATCGGTGTCTGAAAGTCGAACACCGGCGTCTGCGGACTGATTAG
- a CDS encoding HalOD1 output domain-containing protein, with translation MNNSSDKIIHRKLVANQQNPAVQIAKVVADLEGKQPEELTPTYEHLGNTIDYIFSNPPAPGARVEIKFSYEGYRITIEQDGSAQFVKTA, from the coding sequence ATGAACAATTCCTCGGACAAAATCATCCACCGAAAATTAGTAGCCAATCAACAGAACCCAGCCGTGCAAATTGCGAAAGTAGTGGCTGATCTCGAAGGGAAACAACCTGAAGAACTGACGCCCACATACGAACACCTTGGCAATACCATCGACTACATATTTTCGAATCCTCCAGCCCCTGGAGCACGGGTCGAAATCAAGTTTAGTTATGAAGGCTATCGTATCACGATCGAGCAGGATGGTAGCGCACAGTTCGTCAAAACAGCGTGA
- a CDS encoding DUF7548 family protein, with translation MVDARRSAPLVGIAACLLVIVVLATPYVLTESQTAGLYYESGVVNPLLAGLLVVPAVVVFAAGRQGRTDRALAAGVTLTLGIFIVTITIAWASTVQFGIVDMSLASHRWALVTVAMGVPLAGTWYAHALGLLLGAEDAKGP, from the coding sequence ATGGTCGACGCGCGTCGTAGCGCTCCCCTCGTCGGGATCGCCGCCTGTCTGCTGGTCATCGTCGTGCTCGCGACGCCGTACGTGCTGACCGAGTCGCAGACGGCCGGACTATACTACGAATCGGGGGTTGTCAACCCATTGCTCGCGGGCCTGCTCGTGGTGCCAGCAGTCGTCGTGTTCGCGGCCGGCCGACAAGGCCGGACCGACCGTGCGCTCGCTGCGGGCGTGACGCTCACGCTGGGGATATTCATCGTCACAATCACGATAGCGTGGGCCTCGACGGTCCAGTTCGGTATCGTGGATATGTCTCTCGCGTCCCATCGCTGGGCACTGGTCACCGTCGCGATGGGAGTTCCACTGGCGGGGACGTGGTATGCACACGCGCTGGGGCTGTTGCTGGGAGCGGAGGATGCGAAAGGCCCTTAA